The proteins below are encoded in one region of Methanofollis aquaemaris:
- a CDS encoding DUF3658 domain-containing protein, translating into MTDTMHIAFTESAGGCLKAAFRDMPDQHVAALADDLSLGPINPYHYPDRQVFFETLYADTEYEPWYQDDLPGIRAFWDKTRPSDTRRIVWFTRRSAIEYSGFLEFLSREPDPCAFEVIDLTEGVDVVWEDEPDEGPDRVIPISLGELTPDWLRDQTDRARHLTQDEAAFYLRSWERLKNEEDDVRTLWRGQLYPTIPSTLGEDVLYAVPEDWTSAAMVIGEALGASSDEYHQCSDAFLYTRLLFLIRCGEVEAEGDPTSMRTLQVRRADIVDEDDLFPIIP; encoded by the coding sequence ATGACCGACACCATGCACATCGCCTTCACCGAGTCAGCCGGGGGCTGCCTCAAAGCAGCATTCAGAGACATGCCCGATCAGCACGTCGCCGCTCTCGCAGACGACCTATCACTCGGTCCGATCAACCCCTACCATTATCCCGATAGACAGGTCTTCTTCGAGACGCTCTATGCCGACACCGAATACGAGCCCTGGTACCAGGACGACCTCCCCGGGATCCGCGCCTTCTGGGACAAAACCCGGCCCAGCGACACACGCCGGATCGTCTGGTTCACCAGACGATCGGCCATTGAATATTCCGGGTTCCTGGAGTTCCTCTCCAGAGAACCGGATCCCTGCGCCTTCGAGGTCATCGACCTCACCGAGGGCGTCGACGTCGTCTGGGAGGACGAGCCCGACGAGGGCCCTGACCGCGTCATCCCGATCAGCCTCGGCGAACTCACGCCCGACTGGCTCAGGGACCAGACCGACCGCGCCCGACATCTCACGCAGGACGAGGCCGCGTTCTACCTGCGGAGCTGGGAGAGGCTCAAAAATGAAGAGGACGATGTCAGGACACTCTGGCGGGGACAACTCTACCCCACCATCCCCTCCACCCTCGGAGAGGACGTGCTCTACGCCGTTCCGGAGGACTGGACCAGCGCTGCAATGGTCATCGGGGAAGCACTCGGGGCCTCGTCAGATGAATATCACCAATGCAGCGACGCCTTCCTGTACACCCGTCTCCTCTTCCTTATCAGGTGCGGCGAGGTCGAGGCCGAGGGTGACCCCACTTCCATGCGAACGCTCCAGGTGCGGCGGGCCGACATCGTCGACGAGGACGACCTCTTCCCGATCATTCCCTGA
- a CDS encoding thiamine S protein: protein MECTLRFPREGVVLTYHGEEGDTWEKALLCLGVNPDIVIVFVEGRPVAQDDEIKIDEAEIVSTCSRG from the coding sequence ATGGAATGCACCCTTCGGTTCCCCCGCGAGGGGGTCGTGCTCACCTACCATGGTGAGGAAGGCGACACCTGGGAGAAGGCGCTTCTCTGCCTCGGCGTAAACCCCGACATCGTGATCGTCTTCGTGGAAGGCCGTCCCGTAGCCCAGGACGACGAAATAAAAATAGATGAGGCCGAGATAGTCTCGACCTGTTCGCGTGGCTGA
- the thsA gene encoding thermosome subunit alpha, with the protein MLAGQPVVILRDNVERTKGTEAQESNIMAAKAIAAAVRTTLGPRGMDKMLVSPTGDVTITNDGATILHELSVQHPGAKMMVEVAETQDDEVGDGTTTACILGGALMERAGTMLGQEIHPTIVAQGYRMGLDKALEILKGLVITVTPEDRDILTQIASTSMTGKSIESVKDKVAGIIVDAVKAVAEEKDGKIVIDEDDVKVVKDVGETMDDAELIRGVVINKKRVADAMPKRVENAKIALLAQPLEITKTQVKSKIKISESEQLNAFGEQERENLRKLADEIKAAGVNVVFCQKGIADAVQYYLAKYGIFAVEDVPEKDMKFAAKALHAVIVNKVQELSPEMIGTAGYVEQTEDADLVTIGECPNPKATTILLRGSTQHLIDELERAVEDARRVVQDALEDGTFVVGGGSVETEMMLKIREYAASVGGRTQIALEGFADAFEDIPKTLAENSGFDPIDKIVALKAAHAHGEKYAGLNVYTGEIVDMKAERVFEPARVKKQAILSAAEMASMLVRVDDMFVTASK; encoded by the coding sequence ATGCTTGCTGGACAGCCAGTCGTAATCTTACGTGACAATGTAGAACGCACCAAGGGGACAGAGGCACAGGAGTCAAATATCATGGCGGCAAAGGCGATCGCCGCCGCCGTGAGGACCACCCTCGGCCCCCGGGGCATGGACAAGATGCTCGTCTCCCCAACCGGAGATGTGACAATCACCAATGACGGCGCCACCATCCTGCACGAACTCTCGGTTCAGCACCCTGGCGCAAAGATGATGGTCGAGGTCGCCGAGACCCAGGACGACGAGGTCGGCGACGGCACCACCACCGCCTGCATCCTCGGCGGCGCCCTGATGGAGCGGGCCGGCACCATGCTCGGCCAGGAGATCCACCCGACAATCGTCGCCCAGGGCTACCGGATGGGTCTGGACAAGGCCCTCGAGATCCTCAAGGGCCTGGTCATCACCGTCACCCCTGAGGACCGGGATATCCTCACCCAGATCGCCTCCACCTCGATGACCGGCAAGTCGATCGAGTCGGTGAAGGATAAGGTTGCAGGGATCATCGTCGACGCTGTCAAGGCCGTCGCCGAAGAGAAGGACGGGAAGATCGTCATCGACGAGGACGATGTCAAGGTCGTCAAGGATGTCGGCGAGACGATGGACGACGCAGAACTCATCAGGGGTGTCGTCATCAACAAGAAGCGCGTCGCCGACGCGATGCCAAAGAGGGTCGAGAACGCAAAGATCGCCCTCCTTGCCCAGCCCCTGGAGATCACCAAGACCCAGGTGAAGTCGAAGATCAAGATCTCGGAGAGCGAGCAGCTCAACGCCTTCGGCGAGCAGGAGCGCGAGAACCTCAGAAAACTCGCGGACGAAATCAAGGCGGCGGGAGTCAACGTGGTCTTCTGCCAGAAAGGGATCGCCGACGCCGTCCAGTATTACCTGGCGAAGTACGGGATCTTTGCCGTCGAGGATGTCCCCGAGAAGGACATGAAGTTTGCAGCCAAGGCCCTGCACGCTGTCATCGTCAACAAGGTCCAGGAACTCTCCCCCGAGATGATCGGCACGGCAGGATATGTCGAGCAGACCGAAGACGCCGACCTGGTCACGATCGGCGAGTGCCCGAACCCGAAGGCGACGACGATCCTGCTGAGGGGTTCGACCCAGCACCTCATCGACGAACTTGAGCGTGCGGTCGAGGATGCACGTCGGGTTGTTCAGGATGCCCTGGAGGACGGGACGTTCGTGGTCGGCGGCGGCTCGGTCGAGACCGAGATGATGCTCAAGATCAGAGAGTACGCGGCAAGTGTCGGCGGACGGACCCAGATCGCCCTTGAAGGCTTTGCCGATGCTTTCGAGGACATCCCCAAGACCCTCGCCGAGAACTCGGGCTTCGACCCCATCGACAAGATCGTCGCCCTCAAGGCGGCTCATGCACACGGCGAGAAATACGCCGGGCTCAATGTCTACACCGGCGAGATCGTGGACATGAAGGCCGAGCGGGTCTTTGAACCGGCACGGGTGAAGAAGCAGGCGATCCTCTCGGCGGCCGAGATGGCGAGCATGCTGGTGCGGGTCGACGACATGTTCGTCACCGCCAGCAAGTAA